The following coding sequences lie in one Streptomyces venezuelae genomic window:
- a CDS encoding HAD family hydrolase → MSHPAPVTPSFPYKLVATDLDGTLLRPDDTVSERTRHALTAATAAGAAHIVVTGRAVPWTRHILDDLGYDGIAVCGQGAQVYHAGEHRLLTSVTLDRQLAGLALAKIEAEIGPLALAASRDGIDGEVLVGPGYAVQEGPLPATPFTDIADLWAAPLNKLYIQHPGLGDDALTDVARQVAGDLVGVTMAGEGIVELLPLGLSKATGLSLAARRLGAKAVDTIAFGDMPNDIPMFAWAAHGVAMANAHEELKAVADEVTTSNEADGIAVVLERLLG, encoded by the coding sequence GTGAGCCATCCAGCTCCGGTCACGCCCTCCTTCCCGTACAAGCTGGTCGCGACCGACCTCGACGGGACGCTGCTGCGCCCCGACGACACGGTGTCGGAACGGACGCGCCACGCGCTCACCGCGGCCACCGCGGCGGGCGCGGCGCACATCGTCGTCACCGGCCGCGCGGTGCCCTGGACCCGCCACATCCTCGACGACCTCGGCTACGACGGCATCGCGGTCTGCGGCCAGGGCGCGCAGGTCTACCACGCGGGGGAGCACCGGCTGCTCACCTCGGTGACGCTCGACCGGCAGCTGGCCGGTCTGGCGCTCGCCAAGATCGAGGCGGAGATCGGCCCGCTGGCGCTCGCGGCGAGCCGTGACGGCATCGACGGCGAGGTCCTGGTCGGCCCGGGGTACGCGGTCCAGGAGGGCCCGCTCCCCGCGACCCCGTTCACGGACATCGCCGACCTGTGGGCGGCGCCGCTGAACAAGCTGTACATCCAGCACCCCGGTCTCGGCGACGACGCGCTCACCGACGTGGCACGCCAGGTCGCGGGCGATCTGGTCGGCGTGACCATGGCGGGCGAGGGCATAGTCGAACTCCTGCCGCTCGGCCTCTCCAAGGCGACGGGCCTCTCGCTGGCGGCGCGGCGCCTGGGCGCGAAGGCCGTGGACACGATCGCGTTCGGCGACATGCCGAACGACATCCCGATGTTCGCCTGGGCGGCGCACGGCGTGGCCATGGCCAACGCCCACGAGGAGCTCAAGGCGGTCGCCGACGAGGTGACGACGTCGAACGAGGCGGACGGCATCGCGGTGGTGCTGGAGCGGTTGCTGGGCTGA